TCGATGGACATGAACAGGACGGCGATGAGGACGAGGCCGAGATGGCGGCGCAGGTAGTCCCGCCACAGCCAGAGGATCAGCGTTGCCGAGGATTTCTCCGGGATGTCCTGCTCGAAGCCGTGGGGAGGTCTGGTCATGACGTGGTGCGGGCCTGTTTGAACTGTTGCGCCTTTTCCCGGTCGTAGCGGGTCAGGAACCAGTCCCGGATCGGGATCGGCCCATAGGTTTTCAGATCCTGTTCATAGCTGTCGAGGATGTAGTCCAGAACGCCGCTGTCCAGGGATCTGAAATGCATGAATCTGGGGGAAAGCATCTTTTTCGCATCCTGGATGCTCGCCGCTTCGGAATGCAGGAGATAGAGGGCAGAGGCCATTCCCGTCCGATCCGCGCCGGATTTGCAATGAATGAGAAACGGTTTTTCCAGCGTGTCCATCAGGTCGATGAGATGAACGTAGTCTTCGCCCCGCCTCGCCGTGCGGGCCCCGGTCTTGCGGGACGTGACCAGCTTGATCCCATGCGCTTCGCAGGCCTGGCGTTCCAGCAGGTTGAACGAGACATTGCTGTCGCCCCGGAGCGACAGGATGGTCTTGATCCCCATCTTTTCATAGCGCGCGATACGTCCGGGCGACGGTTGGTTCGACCGCCAGACACCCGGTGCGATCTCGTAGAGATTGCTCCAGATCGTGCGCAGAAAGGCGTGATCGAACAGATGCGCATGCCAGATCGCCCGGCGCCGGTCGCGTGGCGTCGAAAGGTCGTCCCCGAAACTGATGCGCTTGAGGGTACTCAACTTTCTTTTCAACGCTCCGAACATGGACATCTTCTCGCTGTCATCGGGCCTCTTTATCGCGCTTTGGCGTGCCCAGCAAGCCGGGCGGACCCCGCCGGAGCCCCCGTGCCCGAGCGGCTTGCCGGGGCCGCGCATCGCAATATGACGCCGGGGCGGCATTGACCGGC
The nucleotide sequence above comes from Celeribacter indicus. Encoded proteins:
- a CDS encoding tyrosine-protein phosphatase, producing MSTLKRISFGDDLSTPRDRRRAIWHAHLFDHAFLRTIWSNLYEIAPGVWRSNQPSPGRIARYEKMGIKTILSLRGDSNVSFNLLERQACEAHGIKLVTSRKTGARTARRGEDYVHLIDLMDTLEKPFLIHCKSGADRTGMASALYLLHSEAASIQDAKKMLSPRFMHFRSLDSGVLDYILDSYEQDLKTYGPIPIRDWFLTRYDREKAQQFKQARTTS